From one Scophthalmus maximus strain ysfricsl-2021 chromosome 19, ASM2237912v1, whole genome shotgun sequence genomic stretch:
- the tbx16 gene encoding T-box transcription factor 16 encodes MQSLRDLKPNFNGPPPPSMAAGPDAYLQGNIRMTLEDPELWKSFHDIGTEMIITKPGRRMFPHCKVNLSGLIPCAKYILLVDMVPEDGFRYKWNKEKWEVAGKAEPQPPCRTYLHPDSPALGSHWMKQSVSFLKLKLTNNTLDQHGHIILHSMHRYHPRFHIVQADDLFSVRWSVFQTFTFPETSFTAVTAYQNTKITKLKIDHNPFAKGFREEGTCKKRRANKNPACLEKQPKRSDIVNRDLEEDIPQDFCQSSYEGYDAEEGELPKRKEAAIKDERYSPWAAERDQRGRTESPAGADARDMYNAEQLVPAPASYQPYRFHEYGKSPSPSSSIGSSHSSSERFESRVSDVATVPDHDSSKPRTHEIGPSPCGPQDYTGVLNMTMAQAGKPGVIGHHIYSPYSAEQPLGQWSGPCPTQYPPPHHLTADYTTQAVHHGYHHGNVAEWSQYPLFSYSCW; translated from the exons ATGCAGTCCTTAAGAG aCTTGAAGCCCAACTTCAACGgccctcctccgccctccaTGGCTGCTGGCCCTGATGCTTATCTCCAGGGTAACATCAGGATGACCCTGGAGGACCCTGAACTCTGGAAGAGTTTTCATGACATAGGGACAGAGATGATCATCACTAAACCCGGAAG GAGAATGTTTCCACACTGTAAAGTGAATCTCTCCGGCCTTATTCCATGTGCTAAGTACATCCTGCTGGTTGACATGGTCCCTGAGGACGGTTTCAGGTATAAG TGGAATAAAGAGAAATGGGAGGTGGCAGGAAAAGCGGAGCCCCAGCCTCCCTGCAGGACCTACCTCCACCCGGACTCTCCAGCCCTGGGGAGCCACTGGATGAAGCAATCCGTCTCCTTCCTCAAGCTCAAACTTACCAACAACACACTCGACCAGCACGGCCAT ATAATTTTACATTCCATGCATCGGTACCACCCGCGCTTCCACATCGTCCAGGCAGACGACCTGTTCAGTGTCCGCTGGAGTGTTTTTCAGACCTTCACCTTCCCAGAGACTTCGTTTACAGCAGTCACCGCTTACCAGAACACCAAG ATTACAAAGCTTAAGATTGATCACAACCCATTTGCAAAAGGTTTCAGAGAGGAGGGCACATGTAAAAAAAG GCGTGCAAACAAGAACCCAGCCTGCCTTGAAAAGCAACCGAAGAGGTCAGACATCGTGAACAGGGACTTGGAGGAGGACATTCCACAAG atttctgTCAGTCATCATATGAGGGTTATGATGCAGAGGAAGGGGAGCTGCCTAAAAGGAAAGAGGCTGCCATCAAAGATGAGCGTTACTCACCGTGGGCTGCTGAGAGGGAtcagagagggaggactgaatCTCCTGCTGGGGCAGACGCAAGAGACATGTACAACGCAGAGCAGCTTGTTCCTGCTCCTGCTTCCTACCAGCCGTACAG GTTCCACGAGTATGGGAAGTCTCCTTCTCCGTCCTCCAGCATCGGCAGCAGCCACAGTAGTTCCGAACGCTTTGAGTCCAGGGTCTCCGATGTCGCCACCGTCCCCGATCATGACTCATCAAAACCCCGTACACATGAGATTGGCCCTTCCCCCTGTGGCCCCCAGGACTACACCGGGGTACTCAACATGACCATGGCCCAGGCTGGCAAGCCAGGGGTCATCGGCCATCACATCTACAGCCCCTACAGTGCTGAGCAGCCCCTGGGCCAGTGGAGCGGGCCCTGTCCCACCCAGTATCCACCTCCTCACCACCTGACTGCTGACTACACCACGCAAGCTGTGCACCACGGCTATCACCATGGCAACGTGGCTGAGTGGAGCCAGTACCCGCTGTTCTCTTACTCGTGCTGGTGA
- the klhl22 gene encoding kelch-like protein 22 isoform X3 — translation MGQFIIQSDRKPGEEERLIFTTVYRHWVIQMTQHNINSSTKQRSTRGMFAGGLQETQQKEIPIRGISYMAMEKILDYIYTSEIELDLDCVQEVLRAATLVQLESVIGFCCEFLFTWLDEGNILEVHDLADLYGLQQLNARVHSYILRNIQTLSRADVYRQLPQDEVFRALSSDKLHVNSENEVYEAALHYHYSPEQVETDQVYLQVSPKDNLRMIDAVRFCLIEKQVLQRLHGRLNQCPLKDSVSAALSYHEQEIWQPVLQSPLTQPRSTFHCILGFGGMFTSISLPDNGHLFQVFHPSWGEWRTVTGAVMPRMSNQGIAVLNNFVYLVGGDNNTCGFRAETRCWRYDPRHNSWCSIQPLQQQHADHCVCVVGGHIYAIGGRDYSNELDSVERYDPHTNKWEFVSPLQREVYAHAGAVTCGKIYITCGRRGSAYLRETYCFDPAANHWAACAEGPVGRAWHSTAAVNGRVYVIGGSNDECGYRRDVLKVACFDPSANSWSLMTPLPFGHGEPGVAVLDSRIYILGGRSHDKGNRVKYVHVYNTEADEWENKTEFKERVSGMAACVVLMPPAVIAQARSREQCTKSSWENVDTYNSGDSSED, via the exons ATGGGGCAGTTTATAATACAAAGTGACAGGAAacctggagaggaagagaggttgATATTCACTACTGTATATCGTCACTGGGTCATCCAAATGACCCAACATAACATCAACTCATCAACCAAACAACGCTCCACCAGGGGAATGTTTGCTGGAGGCCTTCAGGAGACACAGCAAAAGGAGATTCCAATCCGTGGCATATCCTACATGGCCATGGAAAAAATACTTGACTACATCTACACCTCAGAGATTGAGTTAGACCTGGATTGTGTTCAGGAAGTCCTAAGGGCTGCCACACTGGTACAG CTGGAGAGTGTCATTGGCTTCTGCTGTGAATTCCTGTTCACCTGGCTGGATGAAGGCAACATTTTAGAGGTGCATGATTTGGCTGATCTCTATGGACTGCAGCAGCTCAACGCCAGGGTCCACTCCTACATCCTTAGGAACATTCAGACTTTGTCCCGAGCCGACGTGTACCGACAGCTGCCCCAAGATGAAGTCTTCAGAGCGCTGAGCAGTGACAAGCTTCATGTGAACAGTGAGAATGAGGTGTACGAGGCGGCACTTCACTACCACTACAGTCCTGAACAGGTGGAAACTGACCAGGTGTACTTGCAGGTCAGTCCCAAG GACAATCTCAGGATGATCGATGCCGTGCGTTTCTGCCTGATTGAGAAACAAGTGTTGCAGAGACTGCACGGCAGACTGAACCAGTGTCCACTGAAGGATTCCGTTTCAGCTGCCTTGAGTTACCACGAGCAGGAGATCTGGCAGCCCGTGCTGCAGAGTCCTCTCACCCAGCCGCGGTCCACCTTCCACTGTATACTGGGCTTTGGGGGGATGTTtacctccatctccctcccagACAACGGGCACTTGTTTCAGGTGTTCCACCCAAGCTGGGGGGAGTGGAGGACTGTCACTGGAGCGGTCATGCCCCGAATGTCCAACCAGGGCATCGCTGTGCTCAACAACTTTGTGTATCTTGTTGGAGGAGACAATAACACCTGTGGATTTCGAGCAGAGACCCGCTGCTGGAG ATATGATCCGCGTCACAATAGCTGGTGCTCCATccagcctctgcagcagcagcatgctgACCACTGCGTTTGTGTAGTGGGCGGACATATTTATGCGATCGGAGGGCGAGACTACAGTAATGAACTGGACTCAGTGGAACGCTATGACCCGCACACCAACAAGTGGGAATTTGTATCGCCTCTACAAAGAGAG GTGTATGCACACGCTGGAGCAGTGACGTGTGGCAAAATTTATATCACCTGTGGCCGCAGAGGATCAGCGTACCTCAGAGAGACCTACTGCTTTGACCCGGCTGCCAATCACTGGGCAGCGTGTGCAGAGGGGCCAGTGGGGCGGGCGTGGCACAGCACTGCAGCCGTTAACGGACGTGTCTATGTTATCGGGGGAAGCAATGATGAGTGTGGATATCGGCGTGATGTCCTGAAG GTTGCATGCTTTGATCCCTCTGCCAATTCTTGGTCTTTAATGACTCCTCTCCCCTTTGGACATGGAGAACCTGGTGTAGCTGTGCTGGACAGTCGCATCTACATCCTGGGCGGACGCTCTCATGACAAGGGCAACAGGGTGAAATACGTTCACGTGTACAACACCGAGGCAGACGAGTGGGAGAATAAGACGGAGTTTAAGGAGCGCGTCTCTGGAATGGCGGCCTGCGTGGTGCTCATGCCTCCCGCCGTGATCGCCCAGGCCCGGAGCAGGGAGCAGTGCACCAAGTCCTCATGGGAAAACGTGGACACGTACAACTCGGGGGACTCAAGTGAGGACTAG
- the klhl22 gene encoding kelch-like protein 22 isoform X2 — MSFHGDSSGGIDFYQLELSPLGGCAGSSGRPGRQTYGSSAHFRSLLHGLLALRQSGILSDVVLLVEGRPIQAHRILLAASCDYFRGMFAGGLQETQQKEIPIRGISYMAMEKILDYIYTSEIELDLDCVQEVLRAATLVQLESVIGFCCEFLFTWLDEGNILEVHDLADLYGLQQLNARVHSYILRNIQTLSRADVYRQLPQDEVFRALSSDKLHVNSENEVYEAALHYHYSPEQVETDQVYLQDNLRMIDAVRFCLIEKQVLQRLHGRLNQCPLKDSVSAALSYHEQEIWQPVLQSPLTQPRSTFHCILGFGGMFTSISLPDNGHLFQVFHPSWGEWRTVTGAVMPRMSNQGIAVLNNFVYLVGGDNNTCGFRAETRCWRYDPRHNSWCSIQPLQQQHADHCVCVVGGHIYAIGGRDYSNELDSVERYDPHTNKWEFVSPLQREVYAHAGAVTCGKIYITCGRRGSAYLRETYCFDPAANHWAACAEGPVGRAWHSTAAVNGRVYVIGGSNDECGYRRDVLKVACFDPSANSWSLMTPLPFGHGEPGVAVLDSRIYILGGRSHDKGNRVKYVHVYNTEADEWENKTEFKERVSGMAACVVLMPPAVIAQARSREQCTKSSWENVDTYNSGDSSED, encoded by the exons ATGTCGTTTCACGGCGACAGCAGTGGCGGCATAGATTTCTATCAACTGG AGCTGAGTCCATTGGGAGGATGCGCCGGTTCATCAGGCCGTCCGGGCCGACAGACCTACGGAAGTTCGGCCCATTTCCGCAGCCTCCTGCACGGCCTGCTGGCTCTCAGGCAGAGTGGCATCCTGTCCgatgtggtgctgctggtggagggtCGACCAATCCAAGCCCACCGTATACTCCTGGCAGCCTCTTGTGATTATTTTAG GGGAATGTTTGCTGGAGGCCTTCAGGAGACACAGCAAAAGGAGATTCCAATCCGTGGCATATCCTACATGGCCATGGAAAAAATACTTGACTACATCTACACCTCAGAGATTGAGTTAGACCTGGATTGTGTTCAGGAAGTCCTAAGGGCTGCCACACTGGTACAG CTGGAGAGTGTCATTGGCTTCTGCTGTGAATTCCTGTTCACCTGGCTGGATGAAGGCAACATTTTAGAGGTGCATGATTTGGCTGATCTCTATGGACTGCAGCAGCTCAACGCCAGGGTCCACTCCTACATCCTTAGGAACATTCAGACTTTGTCCCGAGCCGACGTGTACCGACAGCTGCCCCAAGATGAAGTCTTCAGAGCGCTGAGCAGTGACAAGCTTCATGTGAACAGTGAGAATGAGGTGTACGAGGCGGCACTTCACTACCACTACAGTCCTGAACAGGTGGAAACTGACCAGGTGTACTTGCAG GACAATCTCAGGATGATCGATGCCGTGCGTTTCTGCCTGATTGAGAAACAAGTGTTGCAGAGACTGCACGGCAGACTGAACCAGTGTCCACTGAAGGATTCCGTTTCAGCTGCCTTGAGTTACCACGAGCAGGAGATCTGGCAGCCCGTGCTGCAGAGTCCTCTCACCCAGCCGCGGTCCACCTTCCACTGTATACTGGGCTTTGGGGGGATGTTtacctccatctccctcccagACAACGGGCACTTGTTTCAGGTGTTCCACCCAAGCTGGGGGGAGTGGAGGACTGTCACTGGAGCGGTCATGCCCCGAATGTCCAACCAGGGCATCGCTGTGCTCAACAACTTTGTGTATCTTGTTGGAGGAGACAATAACACCTGTGGATTTCGAGCAGAGACCCGCTGCTGGAG ATATGATCCGCGTCACAATAGCTGGTGCTCCATccagcctctgcagcagcagcatgctgACCACTGCGTTTGTGTAGTGGGCGGACATATTTATGCGATCGGAGGGCGAGACTACAGTAATGAACTGGACTCAGTGGAACGCTATGACCCGCACACCAACAAGTGGGAATTTGTATCGCCTCTACAAAGAGAG GTGTATGCACACGCTGGAGCAGTGACGTGTGGCAAAATTTATATCACCTGTGGCCGCAGAGGATCAGCGTACCTCAGAGAGACCTACTGCTTTGACCCGGCTGCCAATCACTGGGCAGCGTGTGCAGAGGGGCCAGTGGGGCGGGCGTGGCACAGCACTGCAGCCGTTAACGGACGTGTCTATGTTATCGGGGGAAGCAATGATGAGTGTGGATATCGGCGTGATGTCCTGAAG GTTGCATGCTTTGATCCCTCTGCCAATTCTTGGTCTTTAATGACTCCTCTCCCCTTTGGACATGGAGAACCTGGTGTAGCTGTGCTGGACAGTCGCATCTACATCCTGGGCGGACGCTCTCATGACAAGGGCAACAGGGTGAAATACGTTCACGTGTACAACACCGAGGCAGACGAGTGGGAGAATAAGACGGAGTTTAAGGAGCGCGTCTCTGGAATGGCGGCCTGCGTGGTGCTCATGCCTCCCGCCGTGATCGCCCAGGCCCGGAGCAGGGAGCAGTGCACCAAGTCCTCATGGGAAAACGTGGACACGTACAACTCGGGGGACTCAAGTGAGGACTAG
- the klhl22 gene encoding kelch-like protein 22 isoform X1: MSFHGDSSGGIDFYQLELSPLGGCAGSSGRPGRQTYGSSAHFRSLLHGLLALRQSGILSDVVLLVEGRPIQAHRILLAASCDYFRGMFAGGLQETQQKEIPIRGISYMAMEKILDYIYTSEIELDLDCVQEVLRAATLVQLESVIGFCCEFLFTWLDEGNILEVHDLADLYGLQQLNARVHSYILRNIQTLSRADVYRQLPQDEVFRALSSDKLHVNSENEVYEAALHYHYSPEQVETDQVYLQVSPKDNLRMIDAVRFCLIEKQVLQRLHGRLNQCPLKDSVSAALSYHEQEIWQPVLQSPLTQPRSTFHCILGFGGMFTSISLPDNGHLFQVFHPSWGEWRTVTGAVMPRMSNQGIAVLNNFVYLVGGDNNTCGFRAETRCWRYDPRHNSWCSIQPLQQQHADHCVCVVGGHIYAIGGRDYSNELDSVERYDPHTNKWEFVSPLQREVYAHAGAVTCGKIYITCGRRGSAYLRETYCFDPAANHWAACAEGPVGRAWHSTAAVNGRVYVIGGSNDECGYRRDVLKVACFDPSANSWSLMTPLPFGHGEPGVAVLDSRIYILGGRSHDKGNRVKYVHVYNTEADEWENKTEFKERVSGMAACVVLMPPAVIAQARSREQCTKSSWENVDTYNSGDSSED; this comes from the exons ATGTCGTTTCACGGCGACAGCAGTGGCGGCATAGATTTCTATCAACTGG AGCTGAGTCCATTGGGAGGATGCGCCGGTTCATCAGGCCGTCCGGGCCGACAGACCTACGGAAGTTCGGCCCATTTCCGCAGCCTCCTGCACGGCCTGCTGGCTCTCAGGCAGAGTGGCATCCTGTCCgatgtggtgctgctggtggagggtCGACCAATCCAAGCCCACCGTATACTCCTGGCAGCCTCTTGTGATTATTTTAG GGGAATGTTTGCTGGAGGCCTTCAGGAGACACAGCAAAAGGAGATTCCAATCCGTGGCATATCCTACATGGCCATGGAAAAAATACTTGACTACATCTACACCTCAGAGATTGAGTTAGACCTGGATTGTGTTCAGGAAGTCCTAAGGGCTGCCACACTGGTACAG CTGGAGAGTGTCATTGGCTTCTGCTGTGAATTCCTGTTCACCTGGCTGGATGAAGGCAACATTTTAGAGGTGCATGATTTGGCTGATCTCTATGGACTGCAGCAGCTCAACGCCAGGGTCCACTCCTACATCCTTAGGAACATTCAGACTTTGTCCCGAGCCGACGTGTACCGACAGCTGCCCCAAGATGAAGTCTTCAGAGCGCTGAGCAGTGACAAGCTTCATGTGAACAGTGAGAATGAGGTGTACGAGGCGGCACTTCACTACCACTACAGTCCTGAACAGGTGGAAACTGACCAGGTGTACTTGCAGGTCAGTCCCAAG GACAATCTCAGGATGATCGATGCCGTGCGTTTCTGCCTGATTGAGAAACAAGTGTTGCAGAGACTGCACGGCAGACTGAACCAGTGTCCACTGAAGGATTCCGTTTCAGCTGCCTTGAGTTACCACGAGCAGGAGATCTGGCAGCCCGTGCTGCAGAGTCCTCTCACCCAGCCGCGGTCCACCTTCCACTGTATACTGGGCTTTGGGGGGATGTTtacctccatctccctcccagACAACGGGCACTTGTTTCAGGTGTTCCACCCAAGCTGGGGGGAGTGGAGGACTGTCACTGGAGCGGTCATGCCCCGAATGTCCAACCAGGGCATCGCTGTGCTCAACAACTTTGTGTATCTTGTTGGAGGAGACAATAACACCTGTGGATTTCGAGCAGAGACCCGCTGCTGGAG ATATGATCCGCGTCACAATAGCTGGTGCTCCATccagcctctgcagcagcagcatgctgACCACTGCGTTTGTGTAGTGGGCGGACATATTTATGCGATCGGAGGGCGAGACTACAGTAATGAACTGGACTCAGTGGAACGCTATGACCCGCACACCAACAAGTGGGAATTTGTATCGCCTCTACAAAGAGAG GTGTATGCACACGCTGGAGCAGTGACGTGTGGCAAAATTTATATCACCTGTGGCCGCAGAGGATCAGCGTACCTCAGAGAGACCTACTGCTTTGACCCGGCTGCCAATCACTGGGCAGCGTGTGCAGAGGGGCCAGTGGGGCGGGCGTGGCACAGCACTGCAGCCGTTAACGGACGTGTCTATGTTATCGGGGGAAGCAATGATGAGTGTGGATATCGGCGTGATGTCCTGAAG GTTGCATGCTTTGATCCCTCTGCCAATTCTTGGTCTTTAATGACTCCTCTCCCCTTTGGACATGGAGAACCTGGTGTAGCTGTGCTGGACAGTCGCATCTACATCCTGGGCGGACGCTCTCATGACAAGGGCAACAGGGTGAAATACGTTCACGTGTACAACACCGAGGCAGACGAGTGGGAGAATAAGACGGAGTTTAAGGAGCGCGTCTCTGGAATGGCGGCCTGCGTGGTGCTCATGCCTCCCGCCGTGATCGCCCAGGCCCGGAGCAGGGAGCAGTGCACCAAGTCCTCATGGGAAAACGTGGACACGTACAACTCGGGGGACTCAAGTGAGGACTAG